A genomic segment from Opitutaceae bacterium encodes:
- a CDS encoding AGE family epimerase/isomerase has protein sequence MSSDLIARLVARAQADLRENLLPYWTRTAPDQQLGGFFGRVGLGETVDREAPRGALLTSRILWTYSAAHERWPDAGYLGMADRAYRDLLDRFWDEANGGLHWTVTADGRPLDNSRNVYGQAFGIYALSEYHRATSHPEALEQAITLYGLIDTHARDTVNRGYFELFTADWQREDSTSAAVMDVGHGAKSQNTHLHLMEAFTNLLKVWPDEGLRKAQHDLVDLMMDRVLDQTTGHLNLFFDEDWKVLSTGISYGHDIEAAWLILQAAELLGDRAQIARARHAAVQIAEATLADGVGDDGSILYAGEPNGPTDRTRDWWPQAEAVVGFLNAWQVCGGGRFLAAAGRVWDFIEKELVDHENGGWFRSIAPEGGAIPTDKINLWICPYHNGRADMEIIDRLGPLVSAIPGSP, from the coding sequence ATGTCATCCGATCTGATTGCCCGCCTTGTTGCCCGTGCTCAAGCCGACCTGCGGGAGAACCTGCTCCCTTACTGGACCCGAACCGCGCCCGACCAGCAGCTGGGAGGCTTTTTCGGCCGGGTGGGGCTGGGTGAAACCGTCGATCGTGAGGCTCCGCGAGGGGCCCTTCTGACCAGCCGTATCCTCTGGACCTACTCGGCTGCCCATGAACGCTGGCCGGATGCCGGTTATCTGGGAATGGCTGATCGCGCCTACCGTGATCTGCTTGATCGCTTCTGGGATGAGGCCAACGGTGGTCTCCACTGGACCGTCACCGCGGATGGGAGACCGCTGGACAACTCCCGGAATGTTTATGGGCAGGCATTCGGCATCTACGCCCTGAGCGAGTACCACCGCGCAACCAGTCATCCCGAGGCTCTCGAACAGGCCATCACTCTCTATGGATTGATCGATACCCATGCCCGCGACACGGTGAATCGCGGCTATTTTGAGTTGTTCACGGCGGACTGGCAGCGGGAGGATTCGACCTCCGCCGCCGTCATGGATGTGGGTCACGGAGCCAAGTCTCAGAACACCCATCTTCACCTGATGGAGGCATTCACGAACCTTCTGAAGGTATGGCCGGACGAGGGTCTGCGCAAGGCCCAGCATGATCTGGTCGACCTGATGATGGATCGGGTTCTCGATCAGACGACCGGGCATCTGAATCTCTTTTTCGACGAAGACTGGAAGGTTCTTTCGACCGGAATCTCCTACGGACATGACATCGAGGCTGCGTGGCTGATCCTCCAGGCGGCCGAGTTGCTGGGGGACCGGGCGCAGATCGCAAGAGCGCGGCACGCCGCCGTTCAGATTGCCGAGGCCACCCTGGCCGACGGGGTCGGCGATGATGGCAGCATCCTTTATGCGGGCGAGCCGAACGGCCCGACGGACCGGACCAGGGATTGGTGGCCCCAGGCGGAAGCGGTTGTGGGATTCCTCAATGCCTGGCAGGTATGCGGAGGCGGCCGGTTTCTCGCCGCGGCCGGGAGGGTCTGGGACTTTATCGAGAAAGAACTCGTCGACCATGAAAACGGCGGATGGTTCCGGTCGATTGCGCCCGAGGGCGGAGCCATCCCGACGGACAAGATCAATCTCTGGATCTGCCCCTATCACAATGGGCGGGCGGACATGGAGATCATCGACCGGCTGGGTCC
- a CDS encoding radical SAM protein, producing the protein MIAFGPVPSRRLGRSLGINTIPPKNCSYSCTYCQVGRTTDMGIERRIFHQPETILTDVRRQLEKADLPVDYLTIVPDGEPTLDVNLGSTIGLLRSLNRPIAVISNASLIDRSDVRHDLAQADWVSLKVDAVDDRIWHRLNRPNQRLDLCTILSGVLDFARSFAGELVTETMLVEGVNDGMGHARDLADFLGRLRPSKAFLSIPTRPPAEPGVRSPCEDVVTAVFQVLAEAVPRVEYLIGYEGNAFASTGDPEEDLLRITAVHPLREEAVRELLQRNQAGWACVERLLERQELAAVEHAGRRYFTRKWRK; encoded by the coding sequence ATGATTGCGTTTGGACCAGTCCCTTCGAGACGGCTGGGGAGAAGCCTCGGGATAAATACCATTCCTCCCAAGAACTGTTCTTACTCTTGCACCTACTGCCAAGTCGGTCGGACAACGGATATGGGGATTGAGCGTCGTATCTTCCACCAGCCCGAGACGATCCTGACCGATGTTCGCAGACAATTGGAAAAAGCCGATTTGCCGGTCGATTATCTCACCATCGTTCCCGACGGTGAGCCCACTCTTGATGTGAATCTTGGTTCGACGATCGGGCTTCTTCGTTCGTTGAATCGACCGATAGCGGTCATTTCCAATGCGTCGCTGATCGACCGATCGGATGTTCGGCACGATTTGGCGCAGGCCGATTGGGTCTCGTTGAAGGTGGATGCGGTGGACGACCGGATCTGGCACCGGCTCAACCGACCGAACCAACGTCTCGATCTTTGCACTATTTTGTCGGGGGTGTTGGACTTTGCTCGATCCTTCGCGGGAGAACTCGTCACCGAAACCATGTTGGTGGAGGGGGTGAATGACGGAATGGGACATGCCCGGGATCTGGCCGATTTTCTGGGCCGACTCAGGCCTTCGAAGGCCTTTCTTTCCATTCCAACCCGTCCTCCGGCGGAGCCGGGAGTACGAAGCCCGTGCGAGGATGTGGTCACCGCAGTCTTTCAGGTTCTTGCCGAGGCCGTTCCACGAGTGGAATACCTCATCGGCTATGAGGGCAACGCCTTTGCCTCGACCGGCGATCCGGAGGAAGACCTCTTGAGGATCACGGCTGTCCACCCCCTTCGGGAGGAGGCTGTGCGCGAGTTGCTGCAGCGGAACCAGGCCGGGTGGGCGTGTGTGGAAAGGCTGCTTGAAAGACAGGAACTGGCGGCAGTCGAGCATGCCGGGCGACGCTACTTCACAAGGAAATGGAGGAAATGA
- the ptsP gene encoding phosphoenolpyruvate--protein phosphotransferase codes for MSIGTNEVLSGISISPGLAAGRAFVFEDILERDLLDCEIGADEVDKECMRCERAIAKVLVDLSLSADRVEQELEAGVGDIFRAHEEMLRDLALIGEIRAEIEKGLVKSECALKRVLGRWERKFRTMGNDLLEQRGDDIADLARRLLRSLAGLQSHSLERMPKGSILVARKLLPSDTVFFSRRSVRGVVVERGGPGSHCALLTRQLGIPGVSRVTGLLDRVATGDLLLLDGLRGTVTIRPDQPGLTEFRSRKGRYYSGERAAKKLSNLPAVTRDGVAVPVMANIGNRHDAETAAGNGADGIGLFRIEIFFMARTMLPDEEELVAGMSKAIDPMKGKPVSIRLLDIGGDKQLPYLSLPSESDPFLGRRGVRFLLDYPDYLDLQLRALLRLSREHDVRIIVPMVTTVDDMRKVRVALVRVGSKLGFGTLPPLGAMVETPAAALCASEIAGVSDFLNIGSNDLTQYTMAAGRENSYVSRYFRDDHPAVFRLLKIVCSEAHGISVGLCGELAGRCPLVNALLGTGIGILSVPPPLVPAVKEAVRGCSTDVESVRRND; via the coding sequence ATGAGCATTGGGACGAATGAAGTCCTTTCAGGCATTTCCATCTCTCCGGGGTTGGCGGCGGGGCGCGCCTTTGTCTTTGAGGATATTCTTGAGCGCGACCTCCTGGACTGCGAAATCGGGGCGGACGAGGTCGACAAGGAATGCATGCGTTGCGAACGGGCGATCGCCAAGGTTCTTGTCGATCTGAGCCTATCCGCCGATCGCGTTGAGCAGGAGCTTGAGGCTGGGGTGGGAGATATTTTCCGTGCCCACGAGGAAATGCTCCGGGATCTCGCCCTGATCGGGGAGATACGGGCGGAAATCGAGAAAGGGTTGGTCAAGTCTGAATGCGCCCTGAAGCGGGTCCTGGGCCGATGGGAGCGGAAATTCCGGACGATGGGCAATGACCTCCTTGAGCAGCGCGGTGACGATATCGCGGACCTGGCCCGCCGGCTCCTGCGGTCGCTGGCAGGTCTTCAATCGCACTCCCTGGAGAGGATGCCCAAGGGCAGCATCCTCGTAGCGCGAAAACTCCTACCCTCCGACACGGTTTTTTTCTCCCGCCGATCGGTTCGGGGAGTCGTCGTGGAGCGCGGTGGCCCCGGATCCCATTGCGCCCTGTTGACCCGCCAGTTGGGTATTCCGGGTGTTTCTCGGGTGACGGGTCTTCTGGATCGGGTTGCCACGGGAGACCTTCTGCTTCTCGACGGACTGCGCGGCACGGTCACCATCAGGCCGGACCAACCCGGCCTGACCGAGTTCAGAAGTCGAAAGGGAAGGTATTATTCGGGAGAGAGGGCCGCAAAAAAGCTCAGTAATCTGCCAGCGGTAACGCGTGACGGGGTGGCGGTCCCCGTGATGGCCAATATAGGAAATCGCCACGATGCGGAGACTGCCGCCGGGAATGGTGCCGATGGTATCGGTCTCTTTCGCATCGAGATCTTCTTTATGGCTCGTACGATGCTCCCTGATGAGGAGGAGCTCGTGGCCGGCATGTCGAAGGCGATTGATCCGATGAAGGGCAAGCCTGTTTCGATCCGTCTCCTGGACATCGGCGGCGACAAACAACTGCCTTATTTGTCCCTTCCGTCGGAATCGGATCCCTTTCTTGGTCGGCGCGGTGTTCGCTTTCTGCTGGATTATCCGGATTACCTGGACCTGCAACTTCGAGCGTTGCTGCGATTGTCCCGTGAACACGATGTTCGGATCATCGTTCCAATGGTGACGACCGTTGATGACATGAGAAAGGTGAGGGTCGCACTCGTCCGGGTCGGATCGAAACTCGGATTCGGGACATTGCCCCCACTCGGAGCAATGGTCGAAACGCCCGCTGCTGCCCTTTGTGCAAGTGAGATTGCGGGCGTTTCCGATTTTCTCAATATTGGATCGAATGACCTCACCCAATACACCATGGCGGCGGGTCGCGAGAATTCGTATGTTTCCCGCTATTTCCGGGACGATCATCCTGCAGTCTTCAGACTGCTGAAGATCGTCTGCAGCGAGGCCCATGGGATTTCGGTCGGGTTGTGCGGCGAACTGGCTGGTCGATGCCCTTTGGTGAACGCACTCTTGGGAACAGGCATCGGCATTTTGAGCGTCCCGCCTCCGCTCGTACCTGCGGTAAAGGAAGCGGTAAGGGGATGCTCAACCGATGTTGAGAGCGTGAGGCGCAATGACTGA